In Myxocyprinus asiaticus isolate MX2 ecotype Aquarium Trade chromosome 32, UBuf_Myxa_2, whole genome shotgun sequence, one genomic interval encodes:
- the LOC127422941 gene encoding gamma-crystallin B-like, with product MAWSAQRTVTMGKITFFEDKNFQGRQYDCTGDCADMQSHFSRCNSIRVESGCWVAYEKPSYAGYQYMLFKGEYPDFHHWAGFNDCIRSCRMVPPYTGNYRMKIFERSDFGGQAMELNEDCPDLRQRFHNGDISSANVMEGYWILHEHPNYSGRQFFLRPGEYRRHVEWGSPSTTMGSLRRVTDLN from the exons ATGGCTTGGTCCGCTCAGAGAACAGTCACAATGGGCAAG ATTACTTTCTTTGAAGACAAAAACTTCCAGGGCCGTCAATATGACTGCACTGGAGACTGTGCTGACATGCAGTCCCACTTTTCTCGCTGCAACTCCATCCGTGTAGAGAGTGGATGCTGGGTGGCCTACGAGAAGCCCAGCTATGCTGGATACCAGTACATGCTGTTCAAGGGTGAATACCCTGATTTCCATCACTGGGCTGGCTTCAATGACTGCATTCGTTCCTGCCGCATGGTTCCTCCT TACACTGGAAACTACAGGATGAAGATCTTTGAGCGCTCTGATTTTGGTGGTCAGGCAATGGAGCTAAATGAAGACTGCCCTGATCTGCGCCAGCGATTCCACAATGGAGACATCTCTTCAGCCAACGTCATGGAGGGCTACTGGATCCTCCACGAGCACCCCAACTACTCTGGCCGCCAGTTCTTCCTGCGCCCCGGTGAATACAGGAGGCACGTTGAGTGGGGCAGTCCAAGTACTACCATGGGCTCCCTGCGACGTGTGACTGACCTCAACTGA
- the LOC127422942 gene encoding gamma-crystallin M2-like codes for MGKIIFYEGRNFQGRSYECSADCSDTYRHFNCCNSIRVMGGHWVAYEKPNYMGYQYVLGRGEYPDFHHWMGFNSCIRSCQMFPPYRGAYRMRIYNRPEMYGHMMEFTDDCPNVYDRFGHHGIYSCNVMEGFWTFYEHPNYRGRQYFLRPGEYRACGDWGCMNPMIGSFRRMRSSLM; via the exons ATGGGAAAG ATCATCTTTTACGAAGGCCGCAACTTCCAGGGGCGCTCTTACGAGTGCTCTGCAGACTGCTCTGACACCTACAGGCACTTCAACTGCTGCAACTCCATCAGGGTCATGGGGGGTCATTGGGTGGCCTACGAGAAGCCCAACTATATGGGGTATCAGTATGTCCTGGGCCGTGGGGAGTATCCTGACTTTCACCACTGGATGGGCTTCAACAGTTGTATCAGATCTTGTCAGATGTTCCCCCCA TACAGAGGAGCCTACCGCATGAGAATCTACAACAGGCCTGAAATGTACGGACACATGATGGAGTTCACAGACGACTGCCCCAACGTCTACGACCGTTTCGGTCACCACGGCATCTACTCCTGTAATGTTATGGAGGGCTTCTGGACCTTCTATGAGCACCCTAACTACAGAGGGCGTCAGTATTTCCTGAGGCCCGGAGAGTACAGAGCCTGCGGGGACTGGGGTTGCATGAATCCCATGATTGGTTCCTTCAGAAGAATGAGGAGCAGTTTAATGTAA